A genome region from Arthrobacter sp. V1I9 includes the following:
- a CDS encoding nucleoside/nucleotide kinase family protein, with the protein MEAPEITEAVAALRQSLDGGRRILLGIAGAPGSGKSTFAELIWQQFGPDEAVVVPMDGFHLGNTIIDGTPLRQRKGAIDTFDAGGYLSLLRRLVRRDEPVVYAPEFRRTLDEPVAASIPIPAEVPLVITEGNYLLVEQEPWKDIRAQLDEVWFVDTPHALRLRRLVQRHISFGMEPAAAEAWAHGPDEANAVLIQATRPAADRIIPWH; encoded by the coding sequence ATGGAAGCACCCGAGATCACTGAGGCTGTCGCTGCCCTCCGCCAGTCCTTGGACGGAGGCCGGCGGATACTGCTGGGCATCGCCGGTGCGCCGGGTTCCGGAAAGTCCACCTTCGCGGAATTGATTTGGCAGCAGTTCGGTCCCGACGAGGCCGTGGTGGTGCCCATGGACGGTTTCCACCTGGGCAACACCATCATCGACGGCACGCCGCTGCGGCAGCGCAAGGGAGCCATCGATACGTTCGACGCCGGCGGCTACCTGTCGCTGCTGCGCCGCCTGGTCCGCCGGGATGAGCCAGTTGTCTACGCCCCTGAATTCCGGCGCACCCTGGATGAACCCGTCGCAGCCTCCATCCCGATCCCCGCGGAAGTGCCGCTGGTGATCACCGAGGGCAACTACCTGCTGGTGGAGCAGGAACCCTGGAAGGACATCCGGGCGCAGCTGGACGAGGTCTGGTTTGTGGACACACCACACGCGTTGCGGCTGCGACGCCTGGTGCAAAGGCACATCTCGTTCGGCATGGAACCGGCAGCAGCGGAGGCGTGGGCGCACGGACCGGACGAAGCCAACGCCGTCCTGATCCAGGCCACGCGTCCGGCAGCGGACCGGATCATCCCCTGGCACTAG
- a CDS encoding multidrug efflux SMR transporter, with the protein MPWLILIVSGALEAVWAAALHRAFQVSGQRRVAPTLLFLVSVAASTGGLAIAMQSIHTGTAYAVWVGVGVVLTSAYAIATKVERPTAARLLLLSGIAVCVVGLKVVA; encoded by the coding sequence ATGCCGTGGTTAATACTCATTGTTTCCGGTGCCCTTGAAGCCGTCTGGGCGGCAGCCCTGCACCGCGCCTTCCAGGTGTCCGGCCAGCGCCGCGTCGCCCCCACATTGCTGTTCCTGGTCTCCGTGGCCGCCAGCACCGGCGGCCTCGCAATCGCTATGCAGTCCATCCACACCGGCACCGCTTACGCCGTCTGGGTGGGGGTGGGCGTAGTGCTGACCTCCGCGTACGCCATCGCCACCAAGGTGGAACGCCCGACGGCGGCACGCCTCCTCCTGTTGTCCGGCATCGCCGTGTGCGTGGTGGGCCTGAAGGTGGTGGCGTGA
- a CDS encoding ferritin, with translation MTTSTFNALLSTQIGNEFTASQQYIAVATWFANQDLPQLARYFYRQSVEERNHAMMMVQYMLDRDIPFTIPGVPAVRNDFSSVTEPLALALQQEKEVTRNIEDLFRAARGENDALGEQFMLWFLKEQVEEVASMTTLLNIAERADNLFDIENFIARETIGDGGRDASAPEAAGGAL, from the coding sequence ATGACCACTTCAACGTTCAATGCGCTCCTGTCCACCCAGATCGGCAACGAGTTCACGGCATCGCAGCAGTACATTGCCGTGGCCACCTGGTTCGCCAACCAGGACCTCCCCCAGCTGGCCCGGTACTTCTACCGCCAGTCCGTGGAGGAACGGAACCACGCCATGATGATGGTGCAGTACATGCTGGACCGGGATATCCCCTTCACCATTCCCGGCGTCCCTGCGGTCCGCAACGACTTCTCCTCCGTAACGGAGCCGCTGGCACTTGCGCTGCAGCAGGAAAAGGAAGTCACCCGCAACATCGAGGACCTCTTCCGGGCTGCCCGCGGCGAGAACGACGCGCTGGGCGAGCAGTTTATGCTCTGGTTCCTGAAGGAGCAGGTGGAGGAAGTCGCGTCCATGACCACGCTGCTGAACATCGCCGAGCGTGCGGACAACCTGTTCGACATCGAGAACTTCATCGCCCGGGAAACCATCGGCGACGGCGGCCGTGACGCTTCCGCCCCCGAAGCTGCCGGCGGCGCGCTGTAG